In Planctomycetota bacterium, a single genomic region encodes these proteins:
- a CDS encoding helix-turn-helix domain-containing protein: MNSRQFYRRASDSPIPLALSARQAADALGVSVSTIERLTRSGELPSVKLGSCRRYRVEAIEALLRSRETAVGGDA, from the coding sequence ATGAACAGCCGCCAGTTTTACCGACGCGCGTCGGATTCTCCAATCCCGTTGGCACTCTCCGCGAGGCAGGCCGCGGACGCTCTCGGCGTCTCGGTCTCGACAATCGAGCGACTCACGCGGTCTGGAGAGTTACCGAGCGTAAAACTCGGCTCCTGTCGACGTTATCGCGTCGAGGCGATCGAGGCGCTCCTCCGCTCCCGCGAGACCGCGGTCGGAGGCGACGCATGA